One genomic window of Williamwhitmania sp. includes the following:
- a CDS encoding adenylate/guanylate cyclase domain-containing protein codes for QPLAVMVDSHFNGMGGYSVIRSLKNSEFTKNIPVFLFHDFLDQDTVHLALELGTNVFFRKPIDPIEFIPRLQAQLRGALDIKELRAASQRLNDFAAAATNAGNSVLMVNAMGFIEWVNGGFEKLYGCNLGEFKTRFGENLFSRDLSPETVAAFMRCKEKGEYVTYFNTWRMEDGTVKDIQTSLSPVYDHWGNFFKIICIETDVSDLKLVERELEVKHAHITEANRLLEHQRAEIEQQKQFIEDEKRKSEELLRNILPMEIARQLTKKGVAKPKAFKDASVLFTDFVGFSNLSRTYDTLQLIEILDQYFQKFEDISDGHFLEKIKTIGDAYMCAGGLPRTNKSHAFDTVLAALEIKKYVQDMVTADIEQGKMPWSIRIGIHSGEVIAGVIGRKKFAYDIWGDTVNVASRMQEASIPGKINISETTYEKIKDYFVCIPRGEMPLKNIGSLNMYFVERILPEMSEDADGIFPNAQFKKILSTY; via the coding sequence CAAGACACTGTTCACTTAGCCTTGGAGTTAGGTACCAACGTTTTTTTTCGCAAACCGATTGACCCCATCGAGTTTATTCCTCGCCTTCAGGCCCAACTTAGAGGAGCTCTTGACATTAAAGAGTTGAGGGCAGCCTCGCAGCGGTTGAATGATTTTGCTGCTGCTGCTACCAACGCTGGAAATTCAGTGTTAATGGTAAATGCTATGGGTTTCATTGAATGGGTTAATGGGGGCTTTGAAAAATTGTATGGTTGCAACCTAGGGGAGTTCAAAACACGCTTTGGCGAAAATCTTTTTTCTAGAGATCTTTCCCCCGAAACGGTTGCTGCCTTTATGCGATGCAAGGAAAAGGGAGAGTATGTTACCTACTTTAACACTTGGCGCATGGAGGACGGCACGGTGAAGGATATTCAAACCTCCCTGTCACCCGTTTACGATCACTGGGGTAATTTCTTTAAGATTATTTGCATTGAAACAGATGTTTCTGATTTAAAGTTGGTTGAAAGAGAACTTGAAGTGAAACACGCTCATATTACTGAGGCGAATAGACTTCTTGAGCATCAGCGAGCTGAAATCGAACAGCAAAAGCAATTCATTGAGGATGAAAAAAGGAAATCGGAAGAGTTGCTCCGGAATATTCTGCCAATGGAAATTGCGCGGCAGCTCACCAAAAAGGGGGTTGCAAAGCCAAAAGCATTTAAAGATGCCTCAGTACTTTTTACCGACTTTGTAGGTTTTTCCAACTTATCAAGGACATACGATACGCTGCAGCTCATCGAAATACTGGATCAATACTTCCAGAAGTTTGAGGATATTAGCGATGGTCACTTTTTGGAAAAAATAAAAACAATTGGCGATGCCTACATGTGTGCTGGCGGTTTACCTAGAACCAATAAATCACATGCTTTCGATACAGTTTTAGCGGCCTTGGAGATTAAAAAATATGTGCAGGATATGGTTACAGCTGATATTGAGCAGGGGAAGATGCCTTGGTCTATTCGAATTGGCATCCATTCTGGCGAAGTAATTGCTGGGGTTATTGGGCGAAAGAAATTTGCCTACGATATCTGGGGCGATACCGTGAATGTAGCCAGCAGGATGCAGGAAGCCTCCATTCCCGGGAAAATAAATATTTCGGAAACTACCTACGAAAAAATAAAGGATTACTTTGTTTGTATTCCGAGGGGGGAAATGCCTCTCAAAAATATTGGATCCTTAAATATGTATTTTGTAGAAAGAATCCTTCCTGAAATGAGCGAAGATGCCGACGGAATTTTCCCCAACGCTCAGTTCAAAAAGATACTTTCAACTTATTAA
- a CDS encoding cytidine deaminase — protein sequence MKEVEISVKFFEYENLTELTPEYQVLVEKAKKVALKAYAPYSKFKVGAAVLLADGTIVTGNNQENVAYPSGLCAERVAIFQANALYPDQPVKAIAVSSMYKGIYNENPVYPCGACRQVLLETQNRYNTPIEVIMHGTNAIQRVSNIKSLLPLSFDFNLISED from the coding sequence ATGAAAGAGGTAGAAATTTCAGTAAAATTTTTCGAATACGAAAACTTAACCGAGTTAACGCCAGAATATCAGGTTCTTGTCGAAAAGGCAAAAAAAGTTGCCTTAAAAGCCTACGCCCCATATTCCAAGTTTAAAGTTGGAGCGGCGGTATTGCTCGCAGATGGAACCATAGTCACTGGCAATAATCAGGAAAACGTGGCCTATCCATCAGGACTTTGCGCCGAACGCGTAGCCATATTTCAGGCCAACGCTCTTTATCCCGATCAACCTGTTAAAGCCATTGCCGTTAGCTCGATGTATAAAGGAATCTACAATGAGAATCCAGTGTACCCATGTGGCGCTTGCCGGCAAGTTTTGCTCGAAACACAAAATCGCTACAACACTCCCATCGAGGTAATCATGCACGGAACCAATGCCATACAACGAGTTTCAAATATAAAATCCTTGCTGCCATTAAGTTTCGACTTTAACTTAATAAGTGAAGATTAA
- a CDS encoding glucosaminidase domain-containing protein — protein sequence MKRSLFLFIVFFTFSVSGYAQSGKQYSREDYILAYKDLAVRQMKQSGVPASIILAQGMLESDNGNSTLALEANNHFGIKCHDNWRGATIYHDDDRRNECFRKYRKPEESFIDHSDFLRDTRRYAFLFDLAPTDYKGWARGLHKAGYATNPDYANMLIKIIEDNKLYLLDRGVDIQVASHHGKKSHVDDNSYFVDIYKQHRVSETNGVKYVVAKEGDSFESLAKELEMMRWQLFKYNDLPKDATITSGEVLYVKPKRRSASREYPTHIVDSSETLQQISQQYAVKLKMLYKRNGLKPGEEPIAGQKIYMRGWKPGVKKGWLF from the coding sequence ATGAAGCGAAGCCTGTTTTTGTTTATAGTATTTTTTACTTTTTCTGTTTCGGGTTATGCACAAAGTGGTAAACAATATTCAAGAGAAGACTATATTCTGGCATACAAAGATTTGGCAGTTAGGCAAATGAAGCAAAGTGGTGTGCCAGCTAGTATCATTTTGGCTCAGGGTATGCTGGAGTCTGATAATGGAAATAGCACACTAGCTCTAGAGGCGAATAACCATTTTGGTATAAAATGTCATGACAATTGGCGCGGAGCTACAATCTATCACGACGATGATAGGAGAAATGAGTGTTTCAGAAAATATAGAAAGCCAGAGGAATCGTTTATCGATCATTCTGACTTTTTGCGTGACACCAGAAGGTATGCCTTTTTGTTTGACCTAGCACCCACTGATTACAAAGGTTGGGCTAGGGGATTGCACAAGGCAGGTTATGCTACTAACCCTGACTATGCCAACATGCTCATTAAAATTATTGAAGATAATAAACTCTACCTTCTCGATAGAGGTGTAGATATTCAGGTTGCATCGCATCATGGTAAGAAATCCCATGTTGATGACAACTCCTATTTTGTTGATATTTACAAACAACATAGAGTAAGCGAGACAAATGGTGTGAAGTATGTGGTGGCGAAAGAGGGTGATTCGTTTGAAAGCTTAGCTAAGGAGTTGGAGATGATGCGGTGGCAACTATTTAAATACAACGATTTGCCAAAAGATGCCACTATAACAAGCGGAGAGGTGCTTTACGTTAAGCCAAAGCGCAGAAGTGCATCGCGGGAATACCCAACTCATATCGTTGACAGTAGTGAAACGCTTCAGCAAATTTCACAGCAGTATGCAGTAAAGCTTAAAATGCTCTATAAACGCAATGGCCTTAAGCCGGGGGAAGAGCCAATTGCTGGTCAAAAAATTTACATGAGAGGATGGAAGCCCGGCGTGAAAAAAGGCTGGCTCTTTTAA
- the fmt gene encoding methionyl-tRNA formyltransferase translates to MKRQLGVIFMGTPEFAAESLRQISLSNHHILAVVTAPDKPAGRGQKVKQSEVKQEAVRLGVPLLQPAKLKDVDFINAIQQLNPDVIVVVAFRMLPKDIWSIPKLGTFNLHASLLPQYRGAAPINWAIINGEKETGNTTFFINEEIDKGKLIFQETVAIGPDETAGELHDRLMASGAKLVVKTLDALAANSVLAIDQPPSQKNEPNGAPKIFKDDCRIEWANSSATIFNLIRGLSPYPAAWAALVSSATNEEIPVKIFMAHCSTSEIAGTPGSIVSDGKTYLQVLTSDGAIYINEIQLAGKKRMTTEEFLRGFKNIEIYRFS, encoded by the coding sequence ATGAAGAGGCAGCTCGGCGTAATTTTTATGGGCACCCCAGAGTTTGCCGCAGAATCGTTGCGACAAATATCCCTCTCAAATCACCACATCTTGGCCGTAGTTACAGCTCCAGACAAGCCAGCAGGCCGTGGTCAAAAGGTTAAGCAATCGGAGGTAAAACAGGAAGCCGTAAGGTTAGGAGTTCCCCTTCTACAACCAGCCAAGCTAAAAGATGTCGATTTCATCAATGCGATTCAACAGCTGAACCCTGACGTTATTGTAGTTGTAGCCTTCAGGATGCTTCCAAAAGATATATGGTCAATACCAAAACTAGGGACCTTCAACCTTCACGCCTCTCTCCTACCACAGTATAGAGGGGCAGCACCCATAAACTGGGCAATTATTAACGGTGAAAAGGAGACTGGAAATACAACCTTCTTTATCAATGAGGAGATTGATAAGGGAAAGTTGATTTTTCAAGAAACAGTGGCCATTGGACCGGACGAAACCGCTGGTGAACTGCATGACAGGTTGATGGCCTCGGGGGCAAAGCTGGTAGTTAAGACTCTTGACGCTCTTGCCGCTAATTCGGTGTTAGCAATCGATCAGCCACCTTCTCAGAAAAACGAGCCTAATGGCGCACCAAAAATATTTAAAGACGATTGTAGGATAGAATGGGCAAATTCAAGTGCAACCATATTTAATCTCATTCGAGGATTAAGTCCTTACCCTGCAGCCTGGGCAGCACTTGTATCCAGCGCCACAAATGAGGAAATTCCAGTCAAAATTTTTATGGCTCATTGCTCCACCTCCGAAATAGCGGGAACACCGGGGAGCATTGTATCTGATGGTAAAACATACCTTCAAGTGCTCACCAGTGACGGAGCAATCTATATTAATGAGATCCAGCTGGCAGGCAAAAAGCGAATGACAACTGAAGAATTCCTTCGCGGATTTAAAAACATTGAAATCTATCGATTTTCTTAA
- a CDS encoding bifunctional 3,4-dihydroxy-2-butanone-4-phosphate synthase/GTP cyclohydrolase II, whose translation MSGNQHNATSSQLDTIESAIEDIKNGKIIIVVDNEDRENEGDFVVAAELITPEKVNFMATHGRGLICAPITEERCKELDLNLMVGHNTALHQTPFTVSVDLNGHGCTTGISAADRAKTIKALVDPATKAEDLGRPGHIFPLKARDKGVLRRAGHTEAVVDLTRLAGLRTGGALVEIMNEDGTMARLPQLLEIAKKFSLKIISIEALIAYRLKRESIIDKGQRVKLPTEYGDFELIPYRQKSNGLEHVALVKGEWAENEPILVRVHSSCVTGDIFGSYRCDCGPQLHEAMRKIDKAGKGVIVYMNQEGRGIGLFNKIHAYKLQEEGRDTVEANVELGFEADERDYGVGAAILHDLKIKKIMLLTNNPKKITGLEGYGLEIVENIPIEVKPNQFNAFYLETKRDKMGHTLHQTKKNE comes from the coding sequence ATGTCTGGCAACCAACACAACGCAACCAGTAGTCAACTCGATACGATTGAGTCGGCAATTGAAGATATTAAGAACGGGAAGATCATTATCGTTGTCGATAATGAGGACCGAGAAAACGAGGGAGATTTTGTGGTAGCAGCAGAACTCATCACCCCAGAAAAGGTAAACTTTATGGCTACGCATGGGCGTGGCCTAATTTGTGCTCCAATCACCGAGGAACGCTGCAAGGAGTTAGACCTCAACCTTATGGTTGGACACAATACGGCATTGCACCAAACCCCATTTACCGTATCAGTTGACCTCAATGGACATGGCTGCACAACGGGTATTTCTGCTGCCGATAGGGCAAAAACCATAAAAGCGCTGGTTGATCCTGCCACGAAAGCGGAAGATTTGGGACGACCTGGCCATATTTTTCCGCTCAAGGCGCGCGACAAAGGAGTGCTGAGGCGCGCAGGACATACCGAAGCCGTAGTTGACCTAACTCGACTTGCCGGATTACGTACTGGTGGTGCGCTTGTTGAAATTATGAATGAAGATGGCACCATGGCCCGTCTGCCTCAACTACTTGAGATTGCAAAAAAGTTCAGCCTTAAAATAATTTCAATTGAAGCCTTAATTGCCTATCGGTTAAAAAGAGAAAGCATTATTGATAAAGGCCAGCGAGTTAAGCTTCCAACGGAGTATGGTGACTTTGAACTTATTCCTTACCGCCAAAAGAGCAACGGATTAGAACATGTTGCCCTTGTAAAAGGAGAGTGGGCCGAAAATGAGCCCATCCTTGTTCGTGTTCACTCATCGTGCGTTACGGGAGATATTTTTGGGAGCTACCGATGCGATTGTGGTCCCCAGCTGCACGAAGCAATGCGAAAAATTGACAAGGCAGGGAAAGGTGTAATTGTTTACATGAACCAGGAAGGTCGCGGAATTGGACTATTCAACAAAATTCATGCATACAAGTTACAGGAAGAGGGTCGCGACACTGTGGAAGCCAACGTAGAGCTGGGCTTTGAGGCCGATGAAAGAGATTACGGAGTGGGGGCAGCTATACTGCATGACCTCAAGATTAAAAAGATTATGCTGCTGACCAATAATCCTAAAAAGATTACCGGTCTTGAAGGATATGGCCTTGAAATAGTCGAAAACATTCCCATTGAAGTAAAACCCAACCAGTTTAATGCATTTTATCTAGAAACAAAAAGGGATAAAATGGGCCATACGCTTCACCAAACAAAAAAGAACGAATAG
- a CDS encoding glycosyltransferase: protein MEYLFWLPVVLIFHSYVLYPGILWMLSKWHGDNQITYSSNDVLPTVTILMAVHNEQKVIAKKIESIYSTTYPSNKFQVLVGSDSSTDSTNDILVQLCMEHSSLQVINFERQGKSNTINDLFDMATGDVVISTDANVFFDANTIYELVKHFKNPKVGLVDSRVSNTGINKSGISLPESTYINREVHIKNYEGRVWGSMMGPFGGCFAIRKNSYHKVPQNFLVDDFYICMKVIEQGELAINSMTAYVYEDVSNYIAEEFRRKVRISAGAFQNLWHFRSLLWPPYRGSAFALLSHKVIRWFGPFLILLALSANIALSLRSHFYQLLLLLFLASFLLPIADYMLKRINIHITFVRFITHFYGMNLALLLGFFKFVKGVKSNVWQPTQRNQ from the coding sequence GTGGAGTACCTATTCTGGCTACCAGTAGTCCTAATCTTTCATTCCTATGTGCTCTATCCTGGCATACTGTGGATGCTATCGAAGTGGCATGGCGACAATCAGATAACCTATTCTTCCAACGATGTTCTGCCTACGGTCACAATATTAATGGCGGTACACAACGAACAGAAGGTAATTGCCAAAAAGATAGAAAGTATATACAGCACAACCTATCCATCAAACAAGTTTCAGGTTCTTGTTGGTTCCGACTCCTCCACCGACAGCACCAACGATATTTTAGTGCAGCTATGCATGGAGCATTCATCGCTACAGGTTATCAATTTTGAAAGGCAAGGCAAATCAAATACCATTAATGACCTGTTTGACATGGCAACCGGGGATGTTGTAATCTCAACCGATGCTAACGTCTTCTTTGATGCGAATACCATCTATGAACTGGTAAAGCATTTCAAAAATCCGAAAGTTGGGTTAGTGGACAGCAGGGTTTCCAATACAGGCATCAACAAATCAGGGATTTCGCTTCCTGAGAGCACCTATATCAACCGTGAGGTACACATTAAAAATTACGAAGGGAGAGTGTGGGGTTCCATGATGGGACCATTTGGTGGCTGCTTTGCCATTCGTAAAAATAGTTACCACAAGGTTCCTCAAAATTTTCTTGTCGACGATTTCTACATATGCATGAAAGTGATTGAACAGGGTGAACTAGCCATCAACAGCATGACAGCGTATGTTTACGAAGATGTCTCCAACTATATAGCGGAAGAGTTCCGACGAAAAGTCAGGATATCTGCTGGCGCGTTTCAAAATTTATGGCACTTCAGGTCTCTTTTATGGCCCCCTTACCGTGGGTCGGCCTTTGCACTATTATCACACAAGGTTATCAGGTGGTTTGGACCATTCTTGATCCTGCTTGCATTGTCAGCCAATATTGCCCTATCGCTTCGCTCCCACTTCTACCAACTCTTGCTTTTACTTTTTTTGGCGAGCTTTTTGCTACCCATTGCCGATTACATGCTAAAAAGAATAAACATTCATATTACCTTTGTGCGGTTCATTACCCACTTTTATGGAATGAACCTCGCACTACTACTAGGATTTTTTAAATTCGTAAAAGGAGTTAAGTCCAATGTCTGGCAACCAACACAACGCAACCAGTAG
- a CDS encoding glycosyltransferase family 4 protein: protein MRILIIANKIPYPPIDGGAIATLNMATGLSQVGADVSVLAINTSKHFFPPENIPQELTTSINLKTVYVDTSISFVRMMLNLFFSNKPYNAVRFINSRFKATLESQLTKEAYDVIQLEGLYLTPYIEVIRAQTKATIALRAHNVEHEIWQLTAQLTKNPIKRAYLNILARRIRRMEIAVFRKVDIIIPITESDGKRFRQFVPATPQHVAQTGLNANRLSQQPTPPIFPNTIFHIGGLDWLPNQEGLLWFLHSCWPIIRIELPYAQFHIAGRNAPHHFLEQIKHDGVVYDGEVDSAEEYMRDHGVLVIPLLSGSGLRIKIVEGMAAGKAIVSTKIGAEGINADIGKELFIANTPEKMAETCISLLKNPKLAETTGRHAYHFANENFNSNTISSSLLDFYREVALKQKNLSN from the coding sequence ATGAGAATACTAATTATCGCTAACAAAATACCTTATCCACCTATTGACGGAGGGGCCATTGCAACGCTAAACATGGCAACAGGCCTTTCTCAGGTCGGTGCTGATGTTTCTGTACTTGCCATAAACACATCAAAGCACTTCTTTCCGCCCGAAAATATTCCACAGGAATTAACCACGAGTATCAATCTAAAGACCGTTTATGTTGACACCAGCATTTCATTTGTAAGGATGATGCTCAACCTTTTTTTTTCAAATAAGCCATACAATGCGGTTCGTTTTATCAATTCGAGATTTAAAGCAACACTAGAATCCCAACTTACAAAAGAGGCTTACGATGTTATTCAGCTCGAAGGTCTTTATCTTACACCCTATATCGAAGTTATTAGGGCACAAACTAAGGCAACAATTGCCTTGCGGGCACATAATGTTGAGCACGAAATATGGCAACTTACGGCACAGCTAACAAAGAACCCAATAAAAAGAGCCTATCTCAACATCTTAGCTAGGAGAATCAGGCGGATGGAGATTGCAGTTTTCAGAAAAGTTGACATAATAATTCCAATAACAGAGAGCGATGGTAAGCGGTTTAGACAGTTTGTTCCTGCAACTCCTCAGCATGTTGCGCAAACAGGACTTAATGCCAATCGCTTGTCTCAACAACCTACCCCTCCAATATTCCCCAACACAATCTTTCATATTGGAGGGCTCGATTGGCTACCCAACCAGGAAGGGTTGTTATGGTTCCTCCACAGCTGTTGGCCAATAATACGAATAGAACTTCCATACGCTCAATTCCACATTGCTGGAAGAAACGCTCCACACCACTTTCTGGAGCAGATTAAGCATGATGGCGTAGTGTACGATGGGGAGGTGGATAGTGCCGAAGAGTATATGCGCGATCATGGTGTTTTGGTTATCCCACTTCTGTCGGGATCGGGCCTGAGAATAAAAATAGTGGAAGGCATGGCTGCTGGCAAAGCAATTGTTTCAACCAAAATTGGGGCCGAAGGCATAAACGCTGATATTGGAAAGGAACTCTTTATTGCCAATACACCTGAAAAAATGGCAGAAACATGCATCTCGTTGCTTAAAAATCCTAAACTTGCAGAGACAACAGGAAGGCATGCCTACCACTTCGCAAATGAGAATTTCAACAGCAACACCATAAGTAGTAGCCTTCTTGACTTTTACCGCGAGGTGGCTTTGAAACAAAAAAATTTATCCAATTAA
- a CDS encoding LptF/LptG family permease — MKKFHSYILKSFLGPMLMTFFIVMFILLMQFLWKYIDDLVGKGLTWDIIGELLLYASATLVPMALPLTVLLASIMTLGSLGENNELLAMKAAGISLRRILAPLIILIIVISGLGFLFSNNVLPVTNLKMKTLLYSVGQQRPELQIKEGVFTNSINGYSIKVGSKDRNSNLMRRIMIYNHANNEGNISVTTADSGYMRVTANKKFMVVELFHGNAYEEVRNTGRPRNAKANDYAFRRTFFKEETFILPLTGFDFKRTDEGLFKSNYQMLNLKQLAHAEDSLTDELSSRKKMVFRNMLGAGAFMGPIDTSGKLNNKYPYSVDSAMATLDLNEKKSSLNYALSMARSAKNNLATTKDEISYKQRVIYRHEIEWHRKFALSFACFVFFFIGAPLGAIIRKGGLGMPVVISVFFFVIYYIISITGEKFVREGMLPAIDGMWISSVILLPLGVFLSYKATTDSMLLNIDWYLQIIKKVRRFFGTKKKHSKG, encoded by the coding sequence GTGAAAAAATTTCACTCCTATATCCTGAAGTCCTTTCTCGGCCCAATGCTGATGACCTTCTTCATTGTAATGTTCATTTTGTTGATGCAGTTTCTATGGAAATACATTGATGATCTCGTTGGCAAAGGACTTACTTGGGATATCATTGGTGAGCTACTACTATACGCCTCTGCCACCTTAGTACCCATGGCTTTGCCCCTAACGGTCTTGCTTGCCTCCATTATGACGCTAGGATCGTTGGGAGAGAACAACGAGCTACTTGCCATGAAGGCCGCAGGCATCTCCCTTCGAAGAATATTGGCTCCACTCATTATTCTTATCATTGTTATTAGCGGGCTAGGCTTCTTATTTTCGAATAATGTGCTGCCTGTTACAAATCTGAAAATGAAGACACTGCTCTACAGCGTTGGCCAGCAAAGACCGGAGCTACAAATAAAGGAAGGCGTGTTTACCAATTCCATTAACGGTTATAGCATTAAGGTTGGGAGCAAGGATAGAAACTCCAACCTTATGCGGCGAATAATGATATATAACCACGCCAACAACGAAGGCAACATTTCGGTTACCACTGCCGACTCCGGATACATGCGGGTTACAGCAAACAAAAAGTTTATGGTTGTAGAGTTGTTCCACGGCAATGCCTATGAAGAGGTTCGCAACACCGGAAGACCAAGAAATGCAAAGGCCAACGACTATGCCTTCCGTAGAACATTTTTCAAGGAGGAGACCTTTATACTACCACTCACGGGATTCGATTTTAAGCGCACCGACGAGGGCCTTTTCAAGAGCAACTACCAAATGCTCAACCTCAAGCAGCTCGCCCATGCCGAAGATTCTTTAACAGACGAGCTCTCCTCACGAAAGAAGATGGTTTTTCGTAACATGCTAGGTGCCGGAGCCTTTATGGGGCCTATTGATACTTCTGGTAAATTAAACAACAAATATCCCTACAGCGTTGATTCGGCAATGGCTACCCTCGACCTTAACGAAAAGAAATCTTCCTTGAATTACGCACTCTCCATGGCCCGGTCAGCCAAAAACAATCTTGCCACAACAAAGGATGAAATCTCATACAAGCAGCGCGTCATTTACAGGCACGAAATTGAGTGGCATCGAAAATTTGCACTTTCATTTGCCTGCTTTGTCTTCTTCTTTATAGGAGCACCGCTTGGGGCTATCATCCGAAAGGGAGGGCTTGGCATGCCGGTGGTAATTTCAGTTTTCTTTTTCGTTATATACTACATCATATCCATTACAGGAGAAAAGTTCGTAAGAGAAGGCATGTTACCTGCTATTGACGGCATGTGGATTTCGAGCGTTATTCTTTTGCCTTTGGGCGTTTTCCTCTCTTATAAGGCAACAACCGACTCCATGTTACTCAATATTGATTGGTACCTGCAAATTATAAAAAAGGTTAGACGCTTTTTCGGCACCAAGAAGAAGCACAGCAAGGGATGA
- a CDS encoding DUF4349 domain-containing protein: MKHFLPILLLVTMACTSHNPFKQAEQATVADTTIHYRPANLPPSLFSRTNAISFLIAGHTANLSELRRGIYALAQKNSSMVKSEFLETTEKGVKGSFVMVVPRQHLDSVLTSLGELPLLVQRQSHSVEDISLTLSNLTQRAREKRDIAPRYNRLLQSASNQQEVARLETAMALNRSDLELLSNEIKDIRSKVDNINITINVQQAPATNQATTSNSSNKAQAKDESNHGKTAKYLQNHWPWLIFLGVVLFMTMAIFKVTKKSKKEKRVKKPKRGNKSKKKRSYKHKNLADGPTDDQIL, encoded by the coding sequence ATGAAGCATTTCCTACCCATTTTGCTGTTGGTGACCATGGCATGCACCAGCCACAATCCTTTTAAACAAGCCGAACAGGCTACCGTTGCCGACACGACCATTCATTATCGTCCAGCGAACCTTCCACCATCGCTATTCTCGCGAACCAACGCCATATCGTTCTTAATCGCCGGGCATACCGCCAATCTCAGCGAGCTGCGAAGAGGCATTTATGCTTTAGCGCAAAAAAACTCCTCCATGGTGAAGTCGGAATTTCTCGAAACCACGGAAAAGGGCGTTAAAGGTTCGTTCGTTATGGTAGTGCCCCGCCAGCATCTCGACTCCGTGTTGACTAGCTTAGGTGAGCTGCCACTGTTGGTGCAACGGCAGTCACATTCGGTGGAGGATATTAGCCTCACCCTCAGCAACCTCACCCAGCGTGCTAGGGAGAAACGCGACATTGCCCCACGCTATAATCGTCTGCTGCAATCGGCAAGCAACCAGCAGGAGGTTGCAAGGCTGGAAACCGCCATGGCCTTAAACCGCAGCGATCTGGAGTTGCTCAGCAACGAAATTAAGGATATCAGAAGCAAGGTGGACAACATAAACATCACCATTAATGTGCAGCAAGCCCCTGCAACCAATCAAGCCACCACTTCCAATAGCTCCAACAAGGCTCAAGCAAAGGACGAATCGAACCATGGCAAAACAGCAAAATATCTGCAGAATCACTGGCCATGGCTAATATTTCTGGGGGTTGTCCTGTTTATGACTATGGCAATTTTCAAGGTAACCAAAAAGTCGAAGAAGGAAAAGCGGGTAAAGAAGCCAAAGCGTGGAAATAAAAGCAAAAAAAAGAGGAGCTACAAGCATAAAAATTTGGCAGACGGACCGACTGACGACCAAATACTATAA
- a CDS encoding RNA-binding S4 domain-containing protein, which yields MNDITFELKGEYIELIQLLKVTRMAQSGADAKVFVEEGLVKLNAVVESRKRAKVRKGDKVQVENTTITVA from the coding sequence ATGAACGACATTACATTTGAACTCAAGGGCGAATATATTGAGCTTATACAGCTGCTCAAAGTAACGCGCATGGCCCAGTCGGGTGCCGATGCTAAAGTTTTTGTGGAAGAGGGACTTGTTAAGCTAAACGCTGTAGTCGAGAGCAGGAAAAGGGCAAAAGTTAGAAAGGGTGACAAGGTGCAGGTTGAAAATACAACGATTACAGTTGCATAG